A window from Ictalurus furcatus strain D&B chromosome 16, Billie_1.0, whole genome shotgun sequence encodes these proteins:
- the LOC128620510 gene encoding roquin-2-like: MPVQAAQWTEFLSCPICLNEFNGGGHKPISLGCSHTVCKTCLHKLHRKACPFDQTAIGIDIELLPVNRALLLLVGAPVPESQSVCLASAEDTQHYDVCRTCVEELALYLKPITGGKGVVSASASALSRPMQRKLVTLVNCQLVEEEGRVRALRAARSLGERTITELILQHQNPQQLSANLWAAVRARGCQFLGPAMQEDALKLVLLALEDGSALSRKVLVLFVVQKLEARFPQASKTSIGHVVQLLYRASCFKVTKRDEDSSLMQLKEEFRTYEALRREHDAQIVHIAMEAGLRISPEQWSSLLYGDLVHKSHMQSIIDKLQSPESFTKSVQELTIVLQRTGDPANLNILRAPLELLAGIDQNLDTAIPSWEELESVMLAVKVVVHGLFEFIQNFSKKSHETFPSQPNSKYKTSMCRDLRQQGTCPRGVNCTFAHTQDELEKYRMRNKKVGSGTRPSLLPKTGAVKSSAVDVCVDEPEGVASESSSPTRLVPRGGEQEQDEVMKELADGFLATSQDLKTGSPPKSPASGPPADTSLLLKPSSLPQRAHHELTYFPEQRSAYDLPSCPSDNYFPAPLSNPHKPYLHRFPRSSPASDSSAPPPLAPPYPDSPLPSRLGLSPYPPSPSYPPLPHSHSHGHGVYAPVYDSRRLWRPQLYHRQDGRSNSLPLEVLHSSIYHPPLRERFNSLDSAYCTAASRRAALHREAYGRVALGSEDFYPLRQEQWAHQHHVSGRAPQHSPVFTVDLCSERVESGVCMSCKCGGADTPLGRYSPWSCGAVGPFDSEPLYSHSCSQHTDGECTSKHWLHVSEPYRRVKDEDPIIPFGEGPMISKWGAISRSSRTDHHTTEPVQATATHGRTATTTLINFRDYSSHVGQGECRWSPCGFESTRSGFLESEQRRSSFSTAGKRGPEFLVRDGTESEPDRDIELELCALHMEDSEPPGIQSETSLEPRRENHLSGMFGDGAGSSRTAQSLPEHVVDAHLLKKMAFRKSLSPGGLNAGGLAVGGLVMKTGSLRPPGDSAGPSPGHEMILNGS; encoded by the exons ATGCCCGTGCAGGCGGCGCAGTGGACGGAGTTCCTGTCCTGCCCCATCTGCCTGAACGAGTTCAACGGCGGCGGACACAAACCCATCAGCCTGGGCTGCTCGCACACCGTGTGTAAGACGTGTCTCCACAAACTGCACCGTAAAGCCTGTCCCTTTGACCAGACCGCCATCGGCATCGACATCGAGCTGCTGCCTGTCAACCGTgccctgctgctgctggtgggGGCGCCG gttcctGAAAGCCAGAGTGTGTGTCTGGCCAGCGCCGAAGACACACAGCATTATGACGTGTGCAGGACGTGTGTGGAAGAGTTGGCTCTGTACCTCAAACCCATCACCGGGGGCAAAG GCGTGGTGTCTGCGAGTGCGAGCGCGCTCAGTCGGCCCATGCAGAGGAAGCTTGTGACGTTGGTGAACTGCCagctggtggaggaggaggggcgTGTGAGGGCGCTGCGGGCGGCTCGCTCTCTGGGAGAACGCACCATCACCGAGCTCATCCTGCAGCACCAGAACCCACAGCAGCTCTCCGCCAACCTGTGGGCCGCCGTCCGGGCGCGAGGGTGTCAGTTCCTTGGACCTG CGATGCAGGAGGACGCACTAAAGCTCGTACTGCTTGCTCTCGAAGACGGCTCGGCGCTCTCTCGCAAGGTTCTGGTGCTCTTCGTGGTCCAGAAGCTGGAAGCTCGGTTCCCTCAGGCCTCCAAGACGAGCATCGGTCATGTGGTGCAGCTTCTGTACCGAGCTTCCTGCTTTAAG GTGACCAAGCGTGACGAAGACTCGTCCCTGATGCAGCTGAAGGAGGAGTTCCGTACGTACGAGGCTTTGAGGCGTGAACACGACGCCCAGATCGTCCACATCGCCATGGAGGCGGGGCTCCGCATCTCTCCCGAGCAGTGGTCCTCGCTGCTGTACGGCGACCTCGTCCACAAATCACACATGCAGTCCATCATAGACAAG CTCCAGTCCCCAGAATCCTTTACGAAGAGCGTGCAGGAGTTGACGATCGTCCTGCAGAGAACCGGAGACCCGGCCAACCTCAACATCCTCCGAGCTCCGCTAGAACTCCTCGCTGGCATCGACCAGAAcctgg acacgGCCATCCCCTCGTGGGAGGAGCTCGAGTCTGTGATGTTGGCGGTGAAGGTTGTGGTCCATGGGCTCTTTGAGTTCATCCAGAATTTCAGCAAAAAGAGTCACGAGACATTTCCG TCTCAGCCCAACAGTAAATACAAGACCAGCATGTGCCGAGACCTGCGGCAGCAAGGAACCTGCCCACGAGGTGTCAACTGCACCTTCGCCCACACCCAGGACGAGCTGGAaaa GTACCGAATGCGGAATAAGAAGGTTGGTTCAGGAACCAGGCCGTCCCTCCTGCCCAAAACTGGGGCCGTTAAATCCTCAGCTGTAGACGTGTGTGTCGACGAGCCGGAGGGTGTGGCCTCGGAGAGCTCCTCCCCCACTCGCCTCGTGCCCAGAGGAGGAGAGCAGGAGCAGGATGAGGTCATGAAAGAGCTGGCTGATGGATTCCTGGCTACCAGCCAAGACCT GAAAACGGGTTCTCCTCCGAAGAGCCCGGCGTCAGGACCTCCTGCAGACACCTCACTGCTCCTCAAACCCTCTTCTCTACCGCAAAGGGCTCACCACGAGCTCACGTACTTTCCTGAACAGAGATCTGCATACGATCTGCCGTCCTGCCCGTCtg ataATTATTTCCCTGCTCCTCTGTCGAACCCTCACAAACCCTACCTGCATCGCTTCCCTCGCTCCAGCCCCGCCTCTGACTCCTCAGCCCCGCCTCCTCTGGCTCCTCCCTACCCTGACTCGCCCCTCCCGTCTCGTTTAGGGCTGTCTCCGTATCCCCCGTCCCCCTCTTACCCACCgctccctcactctcactcccaCGGTCACGGCGTGTACGCGCCGGTCTACGACAGTCGGCGTCTCTGGAGGCCTCAGCTGTACCACAGACAGGACGGCCGGAGCAACTCGCTCCCTCTGGAGGTGCTGCACTCGTCCATCTATCATCCCCCTCTCCGGGAGCGCTTCAACTCTCTCGACAGCGCCTACTGCACCGCCGCCAGCAGGAGAGCTGCCCTGCACCGG GAGGCGTATGGCCGAGTCGCTCTGGGCTCTGAGGATTTCTACCCTCTCCGTCAGGAACAGTGGGCGCACCAGCATCACGTGTCGGGCCGAGCGCCGCAGCATTCCCCCGTCTTTACTGTGGATCTCTGCTCCGAg cgtgtggagagcggtgtgtgtatgagctgtaAATGTGGAGGTGCAGACACACCTCTCGGGCGTTACTCGCCATGGTCGTGTGGCGCCGTCGGCCCGTTCGACTCGGAACCTCTTTACTCTCACTCCTGTTCCCAACACACG GACGGCGAGTGTACGTCTAAACACTGGCTGCACGTTTCTGAGCCGTACAGACGTGTGAAGGACGAGGACCCCATCATCCCGTTCGGCGAGGGTCCTATGATCTCAAAGTGGGGCGCCATTTCACGCTCGTCTCGCACAGACCACCACACCACCGAGCCCGTACAGGCCACGGCGACGCACGGCCGCACCGCCACCACCACGCTCATCAACTTCagag ATTACAGCTCTCATGTGGGACAGGGCGAGTGCCGGTGGAGTCCCTGTGGGTTTGAGTCAACTCGCTCCGGGTTCCTAGAGAG cgagCAGAGACGCAGCTCCTTCAGCACTGCCGGGAAACGTGGACCCGAGTTCCTGGTTCGGGACGGAACAGAGAGCGAACCGGACCGGGACATCGAGCTGGAGCTGTGTGCTCTACACATGGAGGACTCGGAACCACCGGGGATCCAGTCCGAG ACGTCTTTGGAGCCGCGGCGTGAAAATCACCTCTCCGGGATGTTTGGCGATGGAGCAGGAAGCTCGCGGACGGCGCAGTCGTTACCGGAGCACGTGGTGGACGCTCATTTACTGAAGAAGATGGCGTTTCG gaagtctctctctcccggGGGCCTGAACGCTGGAGGTCTCGCCGTGGGCGGTCTGGTGATGAAGACGGGTTCCCTAAGACCTCCAGGAGACTCAGCCGGACCGAGCCCGGGACACGAGATGATTCTGAACGGGAGCTAA